One region of Mycolicibacterium lutetiense genomic DNA includes:
- a CDS encoding type VII secretion target, translating into MSSPLIVDPAALTSTATAFNQAGAGLAGLDADGPLGEAAAAVPQLATAGACRQAQAAVAADTTAVAEAVNSFGSNLDSAASQYEAQDQASAASINKVEVPGG; encoded by the coding sequence GTGAGCAGCCCGTTGATCGTTGACCCTGCGGCGTTGACGAGTACCGCTACCGCGTTCAATCAGGCAGGTGCGGGGCTGGCCGGTCTGGACGCCGATGGCCCGCTGGGGGAGGCCGCCGCGGCGGTGCCGCAGCTGGCGACCGCCGGTGCCTGCCGACAGGCGCAGGCCGCGGTCGCGGCCGACACCACGGCGGTGGCCGAAGCGGTCAATTCCTTTGGCAGCAACCTGGATAGCGCGGCGAGCCAGTATGAGGCGCAGGATCAGGCGTCGGCAGCCTCGATCAACAAGGTCGAGGTTCCGGGCGGTTAG
- a CDS encoding alpha/beta hydrolase, producing MSVTVSTVQASQPEQLVAAAADLGTKIATLDTTMAAQRQALAQMRASWQGQAASAAIIKAEQNLNRQEELRARLSALQQALNAGGTQMAFTRNGLLATVGMLRAVGWQISDDGTATPPLFPLILRLMAPAWTAIIKKLLAAFAQIDAQTAAAIQTAIAGPVPETPPGTLGDPRRLPAPGTSPEDVEKWWDSLSQFEKSQLVAEHPADLGNLNGIPAEVRDSVNQAVLHDDLARVTDVANQYGVSTDEVLANPGNYGLTPADATRYSNAVQTQKGLDKMAAEGKQDRPVMLWAYDPLAFGGQGKAAVAIGNPDKAQNTAVVVPGTGSSVKDGWLEGDNATNLYDQMRLGNPDESTSVIAWMGYDAPDSPTDLRIATPDLARTGGDLLAADVNGLAATHEGAGSNVTVIGHSYGATTVADAFAGSGMKADNAVLIGSPGTDLAHSAADFNLPEDGKVYVGASSSDPVSWLGQAGPLPDIINRELHYPLGAEAGLGRDPAGDGFGSVRFDAEVPGRSGLPDFGDHSRYYDVGSESLRAMTDIANGEASTLADNGLTAEGRRQPHIGLPDKLDLPGLPPIDLPDWDTRIPGTPAINDPEGDRGTVTKDHQY from the coding sequence TTGTCGGTGACGGTGTCGACGGTGCAGGCGTCGCAACCTGAGCAGTTGGTCGCTGCCGCCGCCGACCTCGGTACCAAGATCGCCACGTTGGACACGACGATGGCCGCGCAACGTCAAGCACTGGCGCAGATGCGGGCGTCGTGGCAGGGCCAGGCGGCGTCGGCCGCGATCATCAAGGCCGAGCAGAACCTCAACCGGCAGGAGGAGCTGCGGGCCCGGTTGTCCGCGTTGCAGCAGGCGCTCAATGCCGGTGGCACACAGATGGCTTTCACCCGCAACGGGCTGCTCGCCACCGTCGGGATGTTGCGAGCGGTCGGCTGGCAGATCTCCGACGACGGCACCGCCACCCCACCGCTGTTTCCGCTGATCCTGCGGCTGATGGCCCCGGCGTGGACGGCCATCATCAAGAAGCTGCTCGCGGCGTTCGCTCAGATCGACGCCCAGACGGCGGCCGCCATCCAGACGGCGATCGCCGGACCGGTACCCGAGACACCGCCGGGCACCCTCGGTGATCCACGCCGGCTTCCCGCGCCCGGGACCAGCCCCGAGGATGTCGAGAAGTGGTGGGATTCGCTGAGCCAGTTCGAAAAGAGCCAGCTGGTAGCCGAGCACCCGGCGGACTTGGGCAATCTCAACGGGATCCCAGCCGAAGTGCGCGATTCGGTGAACCAGGCTGTCCTGCACGATGATCTGGCCCGGGTGACCGATGTCGCCAACCAGTACGGGGTGTCCACCGACGAGGTGCTGGCCAACCCGGGCAACTATGGGCTGACGCCCGCGGATGCCACCCGCTACAGCAATGCCGTGCAGACCCAGAAGGGTCTGGACAAGATGGCCGCCGAAGGCAAGCAGGACCGCCCGGTGATGTTGTGGGCCTACGATCCGCTGGCGTTCGGTGGCCAGGGCAAGGCCGCGGTGGCGATCGGCAATCCGGACAAGGCGCAGAACACCGCCGTCGTGGTCCCCGGTACCGGCAGCAGCGTCAAAGACGGCTGGCTGGAAGGCGACAACGCGACCAACCTGTATGACCAGATGCGCCTGGGCAACCCTGACGAGTCGACATCGGTGATCGCCTGGATGGGCTACGACGCCCCCGACAGTCCGACCGACCTCCGCATCGCCACCCCCGACCTGGCCAGAACAGGCGGTGATCTGCTGGCCGCAGATGTCAACGGGCTGGCCGCCACGCATGAAGGTGCCGGGTCCAACGTCACCGTCATCGGGCACTCCTACGGTGCCACGACGGTGGCCGACGCGTTCGCCGGCAGTGGCATGAAGGCCGACAACGCCGTGCTGATCGGCAGCCCCGGAACCGATCTGGCCCACAGTGCCGCGGACTTCAACCTGCCCGAGGACGGCAAGGTGTACGTCGGCGCCTCCTCCAGCGACCCGGTGTCCTGGCTGGGCCAGGCCGGCCCGCTCCCCGACATCATCAACCGCGAACTCCACTACCCGCTGGGTGCGGAGGCCGGGCTCGGCCGTGACCCCGCCGGCGACGGCTTCGGCTCGGTGCGCTTCGACGCCGAAGTGCCCGGGCGCAGCGGCCTTCCGGACTTCGGTGATCATTCCCGCTATTACGACGTGGGCAGCGAATCGTTGCGCGCCATGACCGACATCGCCAACGGCGAGGCCTCGACGCTGGCCGACAACGGGCTGACCGCCGAGGGGCGCCGCCAGCCGCATATCGGCCTGCCCGACAAACTGGATCTGCCGGGACTCCCACCGATCGACCTGCCCGATTGGGACACGCGCATCCCGGGCACCCCAGCCATCAACGACCCGGAAGGCGACCGTGGCACCGTCACCAAAGACCACCAGTACTGA
- the rfbA gene encoding glucose-1-phosphate thymidylyltransferase RfbA, with the protein MRGIILAGGSGTRLHPITTGVSKQLLPVYDKPLIYYPLSTLIMAGIRDILMITTPVDAPAFHRLLGDGSAFGVNLTYAVQQKPEGLAQAFIIGAEHIGTDTVALVLGDNVFYGPGLGTSLRRFRNVSGGAIFAYWVANPTAYGVVEFDSDGSALSLEEKPAVPKSQYAVPGLYFYDNDVIEIARSLRKSARGEYEITGVNQTYLSQGRLSVEVLARGTAWLDTGTFDSLLDASDYVRTIERRQGLKIGVPEEIAWREGYIDDAQLAARARELPKSGYGDYLLELLERK; encoded by the coding sequence GTGCGCGGAATCATCTTGGCCGGCGGTTCCGGCACACGACTTCATCCGATCACGACGGGTGTCAGCAAGCAGCTGCTGCCGGTGTACGACAAGCCGCTCATCTACTACCCGCTGTCCACTCTGATCATGGCCGGCATTCGCGACATCCTGATGATCACCACACCGGTCGACGCCCCAGCCTTCCACCGGCTTCTGGGTGACGGTTCGGCCTTCGGCGTCAACCTGACCTACGCAGTCCAACAAAAGCCCGAGGGCCTGGCCCAGGCTTTCATCATCGGCGCCGAGCACATCGGCACCGATACCGTCGCACTTGTCCTGGGCGACAACGTCTTCTACGGCCCGGGTCTGGGGACAAGCCTGCGGCGGTTCCGAAATGTCAGCGGCGGAGCGATATTCGCGTACTGGGTGGCGAACCCGACGGCCTACGGCGTCGTCGAATTCGATTCGGACGGGTCAGCGCTGTCGCTGGAGGAGAAGCCGGCCGTCCCCAAATCCCAGTACGCCGTGCCCGGGCTGTACTTCTACGACAACGACGTCATCGAGATCGCCCGGTCGCTGCGTAAGTCGGCCCGCGGCGAATACGAGATCACCGGGGTCAATCAGACCTACCTGAGCCAGGGCCGGCTCTCCGTCGAGGTACTGGCCCGCGGTACCGCGTGGCTGGACACCGGCACCTTCGACTCGTTGTTGGACGCCAGTGATTACGTTCGCACCATCGAACGCCGCCAGGGGCTCAAAATCGGTGTCCCCGAGGAGATCGCGTGGCGGGAGGGCTATATCGACGACGCCCAACTGGCCGCGCGCGCGAGAGAACTGCCCAAGTCCGGGTACGGCGACTATCTGCTGGAGCTGTTGGAACGCAAGTAG
- the ygiD gene encoding 4,5-DOPA-extradiol-dioxygenase, with product MPAAFIGHGSPMNAVESNRFTAAWSGFGQTVPRPRAILVISAHWYINATAVTAMARPRTIHDFYGFPRELFEVQYPAPGLPELAEEISDVVRPTWVGADVDSWGIDHGTWSVLVHAFPDASIPVVQLAINANEPAEYHLHLGAKLTPLRERGVLIVGSGNIVHNLAGMDPGQPEDGFAWAKRFDDAAHGQLTHSPADVLTLEAHRDYAAAVPTPDHFIPMLYFAGLAGAAADSGGSVDTLITGYTYGSLSMTSYVLH from the coding sequence ATGCCCGCAGCGTTCATCGGCCACGGCAGCCCGATGAACGCTGTGGAGTCCAACCGGTTCACCGCGGCCTGGAGCGGCTTCGGACAGACCGTGCCGCGGCCGCGGGCGATCCTGGTGATCAGTGCGCACTGGTACATCAACGCCACCGCGGTCACCGCGATGGCGCGCCCACGCACCATCCACGACTTCTACGGATTCCCGCGCGAGCTGTTCGAGGTCCAGTACCCGGCGCCGGGGCTACCCGAGCTGGCCGAGGAGATCAGCGACGTGGTGAGGCCGACCTGGGTGGGTGCCGACGTGGACAGCTGGGGCATCGACCACGGCACCTGGTCGGTGCTGGTACACGCCTTCCCCGACGCGTCCATACCTGTTGTGCAACTGGCGATCAACGCGAACGAACCGGCCGAGTACCACCTGCATCTCGGCGCCAAGCTGACACCGCTGCGTGAACGCGGCGTGCTGATCGTGGGCAGCGGCAACATCGTGCACAACCTCGCCGGCATGGACCCCGGCCAACCCGAGGACGGCTTCGCCTGGGCCAAGCGGTTCGACGACGCCGCCCACGGCCAACTCACCCACTCCCCCGCCGATGTCCTCACCCTCGAGGCACATCGGGACTACGCGGCCGCCGTTCCCACCCCCGACCACTTCATCCCGATGCTGTACTTCGCCGGGCTCGCCGGTGCCGCAGCCGATTCCGGTGGGTCGGTGGACACCCTGATCACCGGCTACACCTACGGGTCGTTGTCGATGACGTCGTATGTACTGCACTGA
- a CDS encoding nitroreductase family protein, protein MPSASSAASDDVWEVMSTARTIRRFTADPVDDATLTRCLQAAVWAPSGANAQAWRFVVLRSAEQRAVVAKAAAQALAVIEPVYRMTRPAADDTSRRARTNRATYELHDRAGEFTSVLFTQQHFPTASELLLGGSIFPAMQNFLLAARAQGLGACLTSWASYGGEQLLREAVGVPEDWMLAGHVVVGWPRGSHGPVRRRPVEELVCMDHWENPA, encoded by the coding sequence ATGCCTTCTGCCAGCTCGGCGGCCAGCGATGACGTGTGGGAAGTGATGTCCACCGCGCGGACCATCCGACGATTCACCGCCGATCCGGTCGACGACGCGACGCTGACCCGCTGCCTGCAGGCCGCGGTGTGGGCGCCGTCGGGAGCCAACGCCCAGGCCTGGCGGTTCGTCGTACTGCGCTCGGCCGAACAGCGCGCAGTCGTCGCGAAGGCGGCGGCGCAGGCCCTGGCCGTCATCGAACCCGTCTACCGCATGACCCGACCCGCCGCGGACGACACCAGCCGGCGCGCCAGGACCAACCGGGCCACCTACGAATTGCACGACCGGGCAGGCGAGTTCACCTCTGTGCTGTTCACCCAGCAGCACTTCCCCACCGCCTCCGAGCTGCTGCTCGGCGGATCGATCTTTCCGGCAATGCAGAACTTCCTGCTCGCGGCGCGCGCCCAGGGGTTGGGCGCATGCCTGACCAGCTGGGCGTCCTACGGCGGTGAACAACTGCTGCGCGAGGCCGTCGGGGTGCCCGAGGACTGGATGTTGGCCGGCCACGTGGTGGTGGGCTGGCCTCGAGGTTCCCACGGGCCGGTGCGACGACGCCCGGTCGAAGAGCTGGTCTGCATGGATCATTGGGAGAACCCGGCATGA